The genome window AGCACTAATATTAACCACAGTCGACACTGATGAGGTGTCCTCTTACCTATGGAAGCAGCTTAAGGTCTTGGTTAAGGATGGCAGGAGAAATTGGAGCGAGAAGAGCAAAGTCCCACAACTCCCAATCTTTGATTGTGTCACCTGCTGCTGTTtgcttcatgtattgttttgactTTTGCTTGTTTTCATCTTGTACCATGTAGGTTTGGTTTTATGTACGTTGCCTTGTGTACTTTTGCAGAGGTTGGGTGTAAATTCATTAATAATGACAGTGCGCTCCATGAGCACCTCTCTTACCTCTTGGTTGCCGTTTAACAGAACACAACGGATCAAGTGTCTTGGGCTGCATAGGCCTCTTTCTCCTTTTCTAATGATGAAGTTGTGTGTGCTTAATTTGGGTTTTATATCTTTTAAAAGGTCAGAGTCAAAAAGGGAAAACAAGTCCTCAAACAAAAGAAGCAAATCTCCCCGAGAGAAAAGAAGCCGAAGTCCGCATCATGTGATAGCTAAAGTAAAGCAGGTAACTTGACTTCCCAGATAAAGCCAATAGAAGGTTTGTAATGGTATTCTTAGTATGATGGAAGATGTTGAAGACCTGGGATCAAAACAAGTATGGACAAATAAGGGGACAAATAAGGAAACAAATCGGTCTCAAAGTAAACGCTGAATGCCAGATAGTTAATTATCCAACTATGCAGCAACAttttcaagtgtttttttttccaaGGACCCTGAATGAAGATGGCATTTTGTTTGTATTAAAAGTCTACCTTCCTaggtaaaattattattatttttcaaatttGTGAAGGCAGCCAGCAGTGCTGTGATCCTTCCAGGATTTGTGGCTTAACCCTCATTCTGCCATGGTTTGCTTTTTCCAAAGAGACCATGTCTTGTGAATGTTCAGTGCACAAGGACCCTGCTTCAATAATTAAGCAGTTTTGCAGTTTTTGAAAATGTATGAAAAGCTGAAAACATTTGACTGATCCCTTCTGAATTGGGCTTCTTAACTTGCTTTCGCCGATTCCACTCTTGTAGGAGCGAGAGGAGCACTCTCAGAGGGGACATGAGGAACGTCAGTATCGAGACCACTCTGAGCTGGATCGTAGGTGGGAAAGTAGCGGTGACCGAGACAGACACCGGGACCATTCACGCCGAAGGAAGTCCAATAGAGGTCGGCCTGCGAGCTATGAAAGGGAAAGGGACGCTCATCACCTCCACGATCAGCAGGTGCAGAGGGAATTCTATAACGAGCAACGGCGTGAGCACCGTGAGCAGATAGAAGCAAGTGGCGATGAGGAGAATCGAGGGGCAGGGGGCCCCAACAGCATCAGTGCCAACAAAGAGCCAGGTAATAAAGAGAAGCCAAGCTTTGAACTGTCTGGTGCACTTTTGGAGGATTCCAATACTTTCCGTGGTGTCGTGATCAAATATAGTGAGCCCCCAGAAGCACGGATCCCAAAGAAGCGGTGGCGTCTTTATCCTTTTAAGAACGATGAGGTTCTCCCCGTCATGTACATTCACAGGCAGAGTGCCTATCTGCTGGGCAGGCACCGACGCATTGCCGATATCCCTATCGACCATCCCTCTTGCTCCAAACAACATGCTGTCTTTCAGTACCGGTAAGTTTTGGCCCACGTGGGGGTGGGGCAGGATCTAGCTGCCTAGAAGTCTCTCTGAGCTATGCGTGAGTGGCTGCTAGTTTGGAGTTAGCTGCTTACTGGCTGGAGTCTACACAGTACACATCGGGGGAAGGTATTAATGACCTCTGGTAGAATATTTTGCAGACAAGAATTGCTTCCTATTATGTCACCACTCTCCAGCAAGATTCTGCCAAATACACTTCCCTCCTGTCATTTTGACTATCACCTCTTTCCTAACCCACCGTATCACTATTGAGAAAAGGAGTCCTTACTTTAAAACTCTTGCCTCTGAACTCCACTGTTGTcccctgctgaagcccttctaCTTCTGTCAAGCTGGGACAAGTCCCgacagtggggaacctctggcccaccgaCCTAGCTAGGCTTGGAACAGGTCCCAGCTCCATGTGCCAGGCCATTCCTCACAAAGTACATCTGTCTACCCCACACCTGGCAACATAGGTAATGCCAGCTGTGGAGCGAACCTACAAAGGGTTCACTCTAAGCTTCTGATTATTCCTTTGCAACCAGGGCTTGCTGTTAGCACAAATCAGGTGATTTATGTAGCTGAGAGACTCGCTTTGTTTGTAGAAAGTGGTTTGAGTTCAGACAGACGCCTGCTAAGGGGAAAATGCTTTGTCTGTGGAAGAAGCGGTTGAATCCAAACTGCTTCCTCCAAATGGACTTCAAAGGGGTTCCCTGTAAGTTGATCCGTGGCAATATCTGACAGTACTATAACAtcagcagggggtgggggattAAGGGTTGCCTTGCAGGGGGTTCtaggtccccatccctgctctcctGAGTGAGAGGACTGTCGGTGAACAGCAGGAGCAACACCAATGGGCCACTTTTGAGGGTTGAAAGAGTGAAAAGGCAGGGCAGACCTTGACCTTATGGAGAATTAAGTTCATTATCCATAGTTACATGAAGGAGTTGGGCAGCCGCTGTAATTGCTCATAGTGGGAAGGGCCACAAATCAGTCACACCCAAGCAGCCCTCTTCTACCTGGGTGAGCTCACAGGCCTCTAGCAGTTACATGCAAAGGAGCCCTCTGTTCTGGGTGGGCTCCACAGACGCTGTGGGATGCTGGAACGGGAGTGGGGGGATCTAATGTGATGATGATACGCTCCCGGATTTTGTGCTGTTAATCAGAaagaatctttctttctttcttgcaagGCTTGTGGAATACACCCGCCCTGATGGCACCATGGGCCGGAAGGTAAAGCCCTACATTATTGACCTTGGCTCAGGCAATGGCACGTTTCTGAATAATCAGCGCATTGAGCCTCAGCGTTACTATGAACTGAAAGAGAAGGATGTGCTGAAATTTGGGTTCAGCAGCAGAGAGTACGTTCTTCTCCATGAGTCATCAGATACCTCAGAGGTGGACCagaagacagaggaggaggaagaagacgaATCTACCTGACAGTCAGTCAGTGGCTGTACTGAACCTTTTGCTGCAGCTGAGCTGGAACATTGCTGAGCTGATGCCTCTCACTGCCTTAAAATCTGCTTAAGATCTTTTACTGGTCACATTATTTTGGGAGCTCGTGACACTCCCTGAGTGGATGGTTATGGGCATTGAGGTAAAGCCAACTGTTGCTTTTCAGATGCTTCTGGTTAATTGCACGGTGACAGAAAGTAATGGTGCGTTTGATGCCTGGCTGGTATAGCAGCTCTATTACTGGAGTTTTTCaatgtatattttaatttaaGATAAGACCCTGAAGGAACAAAACACACTGTACAAAACAGGGCCATttccaaacaaacacattttcctttgtgtgtgtgtgtgtgtgcttgcagactgctttaaaaaaatagatgctaCTTATTTTTTTAAGTAGACTTTTGAAAGGAACCCTGGTGGATGTTCTGTAAAATCTTTAGCTGTTTGATTCTTTCATGTATTGCGGTAAAAGATACTGCAAAAATTTGTGACGATTCCTAAAATTTGTGTAGGCAATTTTGCATCAAAATAAGGGATGTACTTCCCTGGAGCGGAGTCTGAGGGGGAAGAACGTTTCCAGTATCTTCTGTATGGCTTTTTTACTgctgaggggaagggagggttgtTTCTCAGGCATCTATATTTCCCCACGAAAATATTTTTTGCTTAACATGGTGTATAGTTTCCAACAAAACATTAAAGTAAGTAGTTTCTTTTCTTTAAACATGGATGCTGCTCTTTCTTTCTCACTAATAGCAAGAGGCAGGCAGCATATtaatgctgggggaggggaggtggaagaGCTTTTTGGCACAGATTTCAGTAGCTGTAGTTTTATGTTAAACtgccttaaaataaaaaagacaacttgTTTATTGCACCACACTTTCTGACAGCACCTCCtgtttgcataaatgtattgtgtgcatAGGAATCTGTGTATGCCTAGAACAATATTAAGTGCACAGCAGGACCAAGTTTAGCATGTAAATATGGGACCAAAATGCAATGTTCAAGTGGTGTGTGATGGAGACAGTTTTGGACAGTGGTATCATCTTCCCCTTAAGCccctatttaataaataaaataaaggatttGTAAATTTAGCTTGAACATACTTATATTGCTATTATTTTTCTTCCCCCAAGGAGATAATAGTATTTGCTGCTTCTTTAAAACACAGCTACTAAAAAGCATGTGAGAGGGAGGCAGGAAACCAGCAAACGCAGACGTTATTAAGCTATCTGcagcatttttcattttcataatgGCATTCTGCACACAGTGCAAACAGTTCTATTCGTTCAGCCTCTACCTACTGAGGGATCTTCTGCCTGTTGCTTATATCCAGTACCCCATAATCCAACATATTTCTTTTCCATGCAGTACcattgtgggtgggggagagtgGTCAAGCCCGTGTAGCAAATAGAATGCTGGCATAGACGGATTTCAGTCCGATTCCACAAACCTGTCATGTTCTTAGGAGGAAAGGAAGTCAGTGTCAAAATGCATAATCACCTCTGCATGCTGTAGACTATTGATTATATTATGTTTGTGCCACCATTGTACAGACATGTGTTATTACTTAATATGACCAAAAGGgcccccaaagcagtgaacaaggtattgaaaataaaaatatagttaaGTACAATAGAAACATAAatagcatgttgttgttgttatgtgccttcaagtcgattacgacttatggcgaccctatgaatcagcgacctccaagagcatctgtcgtgaaccaccctgctcagatcttgtaagttcaggtctgtggcttcctttatggaatcaacccatctcttgtttggccttcctctttttctactccctgctgtattccccagcatgattgtcttgtctagtgaatcatgtcttctcatgatgtgtccaaagtatgataacctcaatttcatcattttagcttctaatcacagttgtggtttaatttgttctgacacccaattatttgtctgtttcgcagtccatggtatgcgcaaagctctcctccagcacatttcaaatgagttgatttttctcttatctgcctttttttactgttcaactttcacatccatacatagcgatcgggaataccatggtctgaatgatcctgactttggtgttcagtgatacatcattgcatttgaggaccttttctagttctctcacagctgccctccccaatcctagccttcttctgatttcttgactcttgtctccattttcgttaatgactgtgccgaggcattgataatccttgacaagttcaaggtcctcattgtcaagtttaaagttacataaaccttctgttgtcattactttagtctttttgacgttcagctgtagtcctgcttttgtgctttcctctttaactttcatcagcattcatttcaaatcattactggtttctgctaagagtatggtatcgtctgcatatcttaaattattgatgtttctccctccaattttcacacctccatcttggtccaatcccactttccgtatgatatgttctgcgtacagattaaacaaatagggcaataaaatgcatccctgtctcacaccctttccgatggggaaccaattggtttctccatattctatccttacagtagcctcttgtgcagagtataggttgcacatcaggacaatcagatgctgtggcacccccatttcttctaaagcattccatagtttttcatgatctacacagtcaaaggcattactgtagtctataaagcacagggtgattttcttctgaaattccttgctccgttccattatcaaacgtatgtttgcaatatgatctctggtgcctcttccctttctaaatccagcctggatatctggcatttcttgctccatatatggtaggagcctttgttgtagaatcttgagcattactttacttgcatgggaaggcaatagttcaataattactgcattccctgggatcccctttctttggaattgggatatatattgaacacttccagtctgtgggccattgtttagttttccatatttcttgacaaatttttgtcaaaatttggacagattcaatctcagtagcttgtagcaactctattggtatgctgtctattgctggtgatttgtttctgccaagaattttaagagcagctttcacctcacattgtaacatttctggttcttcatcatatggttcctccgtgaatgaatatgtcatcctgtcatctcttttatagagttcttcattgtatcgcttccatcttccttttatttcatctcagtcagtcagtgtgttcccctgttgattattcaacacccctactcgtcgtttaaatttccctttcatttctctaatcttttggaatagggctcttgttcttcccattttgttgtccttttctatttctatacagtaactattgtaatagttttctttgtccctacgtactagtcgttgtatagttgcatttagggttctgactgggtttctatctccttttgctttccttctctctttaaccattttgagagtttcttcagtcatccattgaggtctttctctctttttaactagaggtattgtctttttgcattcttccctgataatgtccctgacttcactccatagttcttctggttctctgtcaactaagtttaaagcctcaaacctgttccttatttgatctttatattcttctgggatgttatttaaattgtattttggcattatgagtgctttgttcttcttctttagctttactctgattttcgatacgatcagttcatgatctgtaccgcagtctgctcctggtcttgtttttgcagaaagtatggaacctctccatcttctgtttccaattatataatcaatttgattcctatattgaccatctggtgatgtccacgtgtacagtcgtctttttggttgctcaaaaaatgtgttggcaagaaacaagtcattagcttcacagaattcaataagtctttttcctgcttcatttctgtctcctaagccccatttccccacaattcctagttcttctctgttccctacttttgtattccagtcccccatgattatcatcatatgttgttttggtgtatgatcaatttcctcctgtacttctgcataaaatctctccaattcttcttctgcatttgatgttggagcgtagacttggatgatggttatgttaataggtttcccgtttaatctcattgatatcactcactcagaccttgctttgaccattccgccttgggtgcccctgctaggagtctagcctcttggtctagactcctgacggcattgctctcagcttcttcaacactctcaaatcccctcaccacgttaaggtgtgcatcctaaagggggataaATAGCATCAGATAGTAAAATCATAAAATCTGGATACACACACAGCCCGAATTTTCAAAAAGCAGGACAGCAAAGAATGGCCTTAACCAACCTTGGTCTGAGATGCGGTGGGGTGGCTTGTGTGGCTCTGCATTCAATAAAGTGCCCCAGTCTGCAATGCTAATTCAAACTGGGCTCCCCAAAGAGATCACTGCTGCTTGGCTTCAGCAGTCCTGTGGTGATCTAAGCCATTGTTTCGCTTAATTGAGTTGCCCTAACCTGGGCTAGTTtttctcactccagacaaaccatgagctgtaaccaaggtttgttcttggtttccaGCTGATGTTTTGTCTGGAATGCACAAGCtatgagcccaggtttggatgacCTGCTAAGTTAAACCACGCCTTTAGCTCAGCAGGACCAGAGGAGGGTCAAAGCTGCCACAATCTCCTTTGAGAGCCTAAGTCATGGTTTACTCAGTTTGCACCTAACAGAGCCTTCACATGTAGAGACTTTATGCACAACTGAAAACTTGCATGGTTACTGGGCACAGGTAAAGTTCTAACATTTTGCTGAATTTCTGTCGAtgggattgggacctgcaggcaCATTTCCTTCCCCACATTCACTGGAGAGGTATAATACAAAGCTAGTCTTAAAGCTTACAAGTGCGTAATTTTCCATCCCACTGGCTTCATTCAAACAAGGAGAGTCTGAAAAAAGCACTGCAGCGTATccatggcatgcatgcatttccTGAACGTGTGGGGCTT of Rhineura floridana isolate rRhiFlo1 chromosome 15, rRhiFlo1.hap2, whole genome shotgun sequence contains these proteins:
- the SNIP1 gene encoding smad nuclear-interacting protein 1, coding for MEGPERRRQRRSRTKKRAERRPRGSRSPPGSAGTSRSESKRENKSSNKRSKSPREKRSRSPHHVIAKVKQEREEHSQRGHEERQYRDHSELDRRWESSGDRDRHRDHSRRRKSNRGRPASYERERDAHHLHDQQVQREFYNEQRREHREQIEASGDEENRGAGGPNSISANKEPGNKEKPSFELSGALLEDSNTFRGVVIKYSEPPEARIPKKRWRLYPFKNDEVLPVMYIHRQSAYLLGRHRRIADIPIDHPSCSKQHAVFQYRLVEYTRPDGTMGRKVKPYIIDLGSGNGTFLNNQRIEPQRYYELKEKDVLKFGFSSREYVLLHESSDTSEVDQKTEEEEEDEST